One window of Chryseobacterium indologenes genomic DNA carries:
- a CDS encoding DUF3667 domain-containing protein, with protein MSHGKLRDDKTCLNCGHQVDERFCPHCGQENIESRQPFHFLFTHFIEDFTHYDGQFWKTMQYLFTRPGTLTKEYLAGKRQLYVAPVKLYIFISFITFFLPNILPHAKEEAERPSHNKVETKSKKQKDLSKDIVKDLQKEGVLSHEVATAAQKTLDTLKTADTIKIKDVEAKKDLFDRTFDTKEATLMNAYTLKQYDSILAKDKTGIYTLMRPIAKKGFALKDEGYSKHQIWEKYKENFIHTIPKALFVYLPIFAFFLWLFHNKKKWWYFDHGIFTLHYFSFLLLGILIFIVGEKITSYLPDSNWLTLLYVLAFLGLSAYMMIYFFVAHHRVYETKKRTSILKGLLLFIINYIGLLLMFMVLMYLSFIMLH; from the coding sequence ATGAGCCACGGAAAACTAAGAGATGATAAAACCTGCCTGAACTGCGGACATCAGGTTGATGAAAGGTTTTGCCCCCACTGCGGACAGGAAAATATTGAAAGCAGACAGCCCTTTCATTTTCTCTTTACTCATTTCATTGAGGATTTCACCCACTATGACGGACAGTTCTGGAAAACCATGCAATACCTGTTTACCCGTCCGGGAACACTTACCAAGGAATATCTTGCAGGTAAAAGGCAACTGTATGTGGCTCCTGTAAAGCTGTACATATTCATAAGTTTCATTACATTCTTTCTACCCAACATCTTACCTCACGCCAAGGAGGAAGCAGAAAGACCCAGCCACAATAAAGTAGAAACAAAGTCAAAAAAACAGAAAGATCTCTCCAAAGACATTGTAAAAGATTTGCAAAAAGAAGGAGTCTTGTCTCATGAAGTGGCAACTGCCGCTCAGAAAACGCTGGACACCCTAAAAACAGCAGATACTATAAAGATAAAAGATGTTGAAGCAAAAAAGGATCTCTTTGACCGTACATTTGATACCAAAGAAGCAACTCTTATGAATGCGTATACTCTGAAACAGTACGATTCTATTCTTGCGAAAGATAAAACAGGCATCTATACATTAATGAGGCCCATTGCAAAGAAAGGATTTGCTTTAAAAGACGAAGGCTACAGTAAACATCAGATCTGGGAAAAATATAAGGAGAACTTCATCCATACAATTCCCAAAGCACTCTTTGTATACCTTCCCATATTCGCCTTCTTTTTATGGCTGTTTCACAACAAAAAGAAATGGTGGTACTTTGATCACGGTATATTTACCCTTCACTATTTCTCTTTCCTTTTATTAGGAATATTGATATTTATAGTAGGAGAAAAGATAACAAGTTATCTGCCGGACAGTAATTGGCTTACTCTGTTATATGTTTTAGCCTTCTTAGGATTATCTGCCTATATGATGATCTATTTCTTTGTTGCCCACCACAGGGTATATGAAACAAAAAAAAGAACGAGTATACTAAAAGGGTTACTACTATTTATTATCAACTATATCGGATTACTCCTGATGTTTATGGTATTGATGTACCTAAGCTTTATTATGCTTCACTAA